One genomic region from Burkholderia latens encodes:
- the fixJ gene encoding oxygen response regulator transcription factor FixJ, giving the protein MNSPVTTTQETVFVVDDDEAVRDSLRWLLEANGYRVQCFSSAEQFLDAYQPAQQAGQIACLILDVRMSGMSGLELQERLIADNAALPIIFVTGHGDVPMAVSTMKKGAMDFIEKPFDEAELRKLVERMLDKARSESKSVQEQRAASERLSKLTAREQQVLERIIAGRLNKQIADDLGISIKTVEAHRANIMEKLNVNTVADLLRLALSKKQA; this is encoded by the coding sequence ATGAATAGCCCTGTCACCACTACTCAGGAAACTGTCTTCGTCGTCGACGACGACGAGGCCGTACGGGATTCGCTGCGCTGGCTGCTGGAGGCGAACGGCTATCGCGTGCAATGCTTCTCGAGCGCCGAACAGTTCCTCGATGCGTATCAGCCGGCCCAGCAGGCCGGCCAGATCGCGTGCCTGATCCTCGATGTGCGGATGTCGGGCATGAGCGGCCTCGAACTGCAGGAACGCCTGATCGCCGACAACGCGGCGCTGCCGATCATCTTCGTCACGGGCCACGGCGACGTGCCGATGGCGGTCTCGACGATGAAAAAGGGTGCGATGGACTTTATCGAGAAACCGTTCGACGAGGCCGAGCTGCGCAAGCTCGTCGAGCGGATGCTCGACAAGGCCCGAAGCGAAAGCAAGAGCGTTCAGGAACAGCGCGCCGCGAGCGAACGCCTGTCGAAGCTGACCGCGCGCGAGCAGCAAGTGCTCGAGCGGATCATCGCCGGCCGCCTGAACAAGCAGATCGCCGACGATCTCGGGATCAGCATCAAGACGGTCGAAGCGCACCGCGCGAACATCATGGAAAAGCTGAACGTCAACACGGTCGCCGATCTGCTGCGCCTCGCGCTGTCGAAGAAGCAGGCCTGA
- the folD gene encoding bifunctional methylenetetrahydrofolate dehydrogenase/methenyltetrahydrofolate cyclohydrolase FolD has product MTALLIDGNALSKTLRAQAAERAAALTARGHQPGLAVILVGANPASEVYVRNKIKACEDNGFFSQKDAYPDTLSEADLLARIDELNRDPKIHGILVQLPLPAHIDSHKVIEAIAPEKDVDGFHVANAGALMTGKPLFRPCTPYGVMKMFEAHDIPLQGANAVVIGRSNIVGKPMAMLLLEAGATVTICHSKTRDLAAHTRQADIVVAAVGKRNILTADMVKPGATVIDVGMNRDDAGKLCGDVDFAGVKEVAGHITPVPGGVGPMTITMLLINTIEAAERAAAGA; this is encoded by the coding sequence ATGACAGCCCTCCTCATCGACGGCAACGCCCTCTCGAAGACCTTGCGCGCGCAGGCCGCCGAGCGTGCCGCCGCCCTGACCGCACGCGGCCACCAGCCCGGTCTCGCGGTGATTCTCGTCGGCGCGAACCCGGCGAGCGAAGTCTACGTGCGCAACAAGATCAAGGCGTGCGAAGACAACGGTTTCTTCTCGCAGAAGGACGCGTACCCGGACACGCTGTCGGAAGCCGATCTCCTCGCGCGCATCGACGAACTGAACCGCGATCCGAAAATCCACGGCATCCTGGTCCAGCTGCCGCTGCCGGCGCACATCGACAGCCACAAGGTGATCGAGGCGATCGCGCCCGAGAAGGACGTCGACGGCTTCCACGTCGCTAACGCCGGTGCGCTGATGACGGGCAAGCCGCTGTTCCGCCCGTGCACGCCGTATGGCGTGATGAAGATGTTCGAAGCGCACGACATTCCGCTGCAGGGCGCGAACGCGGTCGTGATCGGCCGCTCGAACATCGTCGGCAAGCCGATGGCGATGCTGCTGCTCGAAGCCGGTGCGACGGTGACGATCTGCCACAGCAAGACCCGCGATCTCGCTGCGCACACGCGGCAGGCCGACATCGTGGTGGCCGCCGTCGGCAAGCGCAACATCCTGACGGCCGACATGGTCAAGCCCGGCGCGACGGTGATCGACGTCGGCATGAACCGCGACGACGCGGGCAAGCTGTGCGGCGACGTCGACTTCGCGGGCGTGAAGGAAGTTGCCGGCCACATCACGCCGGTGCCGGGTGGCGTCGGCCCGATGACCATCACGATGCTGCTGATCAACACGATCGAAGCGGCCGAGCGCGCCGCCGCCGGCGCGTAA